From one Formosa sediminum genomic stretch:
- a CDS encoding exo-beta-N-acetylmuramidase NamZ family protein, giving the protein MIIRFSLLVLIVACVSCNSVTKHKTVNSNTFKKDTIIRVGANQTTEYLPLLKGKRVGITANQTSVIFKSDTQLEYTHLVDSLLLLNIDVKKVFAPEHGFRGQADAGEHIADGTDAKTGLPIISLYGANSKPSKANLEDIDVMVFDIQDVGVRFYTYISTLHYIMEACAELNIPVVVLDRPNPNGHYIDGPILEEDLKSFVGMHPVPVVYGMTIGEYAKMINGEKWLKQGVQCDLTVVNLKNYAHHLGYNLPIKPSPNLPNAVAVNLYPSLCFFEGTTVSCGRGTAMQFQVFGAPTLPSSIFEFSFTPQPNLGSKAPKYKGELCYGMDLRRQVKLHDLNLEWLITAYHSSLEKEVFFNAFFSKLAGTKTLQKQIENGLSSPEIKAKWQLGLNAFKNTRANYLLYK; this is encoded by the coding sequence ATGATTATTAGGTTTAGTCTACTAGTGTTAATAGTTGCTTGTGTGTCTTGTAATAGTGTTACAAAACATAAAACAGTTAATAGTAATACCTTTAAAAAAGACACTATAATTCGTGTAGGTGCAAACCAGACTACAGAATATTTGCCCTTACTAAAAGGGAAAAGAGTTGGTATTACCGCAAATCAAACTAGTGTTATCTTTAAATCAGACACTCAGTTAGAATACACGCATTTAGTAGATTCTTTATTACTACTCAATATAGATGTGAAAAAAGTGTTTGCACCAGAACATGGATTTCGTGGTCAAGCAGATGCTGGCGAACACATTGCAGATGGTACAGATGCTAAGACGGGATTGCCTATTATATCGCTCTATGGTGCAAATAGTAAACCTTCCAAAGCGAATTTAGAAGATATAGATGTTATGGTTTTCGATATTCAGGATGTTGGTGTGCGTTTTTATACCTATATATCTACGTTACATTATATTATGGAAGCTTGTGCCGAATTGAATATTCCTGTGGTTGTACTAGATCGGCCAAATCCTAACGGTCATTATATTGATGGGCCTATACTTGAAGAGGACCTTAAAAGTTTTGTAGGGATGCATCCTGTTCCAGTAGTTTATGGAATGACTATTGGGGAATATGCAAAAATGATTAATGGTGAAAAATGGTTAAAACAAGGTGTTCAGTGTGATTTAACAGTAGTTAATCTAAAAAACTATGCACACCATTTAGGGTATAATTTGCCTATTAAACCTTCTCCGAATCTCCCAAATGCTGTTGCTGTTAATTTGTACCCAAGTCTTTGTTTTTTTGAAGGCACAACTGTGAGTTGTGGTAGGGGCACAGCTATGCAATTTCAAGTTTTTGGAGCGCCTACATTACCAAGTTCAATATTCGAATTTAGTTTTACTCCTCAGCCAAATTTGGGTTCTAAAGCTCCAAAATATAAGGGAGAACTTTGTTATGGAATGGATTTAAGACGTCAAGTAAAACTACACGATTTAAATTTAGAATGGTTAATCACAGCTTACCATTCGTCTTTAGAAAAAGAGGTGTTTTTTAATGCTTTTTTTTCAAAATTGGCAGGTACTAAAACCTTACAAAAACAGATAGAAAACGGATTATCTAGTCCTGAAATTAAAGCTAAATGGCAATTAGGTCTTAACGCATTTAAAAATACAAGAGCAAATTATTTGCTGTATAAATAA